The following proteins come from a genomic window of Vicinamibacterales bacterium:
- a CDS encoding NUDIX hydrolase, whose amino-acid sequence MAREYPAQPVVGVGAVVVRDGRALIVKRAHEPRQGEWSLPGGHLHLGEALADGMRREVKEETGLDVHPGPIIETFDRVHRDTDGRIRYHFVIVDFVCESPHGEAVAGSDAEAVAWVTAGELDAYGVNAHAAAVIRKGLEYPFPS is encoded by the coding sequence ATGGCCAGAGAATACCCCGCTCAACCGGTGGTCGGCGTCGGCGCCGTCGTCGTGCGCGACGGCCGGGCGCTGATCGTCAAGCGCGCCCACGAGCCGCGCCAAGGGGAGTGGTCGCTGCCGGGCGGCCACCTCCACCTCGGTGAAGCCCTGGCCGACGGCATGCGCCGCGAGGTCAAGGAAGAGACCGGCCTCGACGTGCACCCGGGGCCCATCATCGAAACCTTCGATCGCGTGCATCGTGATACCGACGGCCGCATCCGGTATCACTTCGTGATCGTGGACTTCGTGTGCGAGTCGCCGCATGGCGAGGCGGTGGCCGGCTCCGACGCGGAAGCGGTGGCCTGGGTCACTGCCGGCGAGCTCGACGCCTACGGCGTCAACGCCCACGCCGCGGCCGTGATTCGAAAGGGCTTGGAGTATCCTTTTCCGTCATGA
- a CDS encoding VWA domain-containing protein produces the protein MRCTAALLWLGITIIAMPPLAAEPDQQPAAAFRAGIDLITLEATVLDRDGVPARDLGPGDFSVTVGGRSRKVVFADFHGDRMEPVTDAVAAERARRAGATGGDGRIVVFVIDRDSLAPGNEAALLQTASTVLDSLGPADAVGLLGIPVGAVDLTRDHDRVRAALPLMTGTRPRQDMYRDRNVTWEEAVAYERRDPRVIAEVIERECYRIPVDPGGLQNRCPDDLVGQARELLQAGRAQVQSTTSALERLAAQLAPLRGSKHVILISGGLPFGQDLVVHFERFAKRAAEAQLVLHALHLDQPDSDVTNRRTIASAFGGRDMTAGLGALTGMTGGALFMGVGRATGVFARITTEINNFYVLGVESESDDASGAPREVKVAVGRPGVTVRSRRDVVSRAGLPVLTAADPLATLLAQPTDIGELALSATAYSTRGTEASTLRVLISSELGAERAHLPAGWGFVVLNEGNVIATGRERIDAGTPGPPAVTISAKLLPGRYRLRVAAKDADGRVGVADVPLVVGLRAAGDLQMSDLIVGVADGGKLQPRSRITQGTPLSALIELMSVDPTRLETARAVMEVIPAGSAEPVRRILMAARTGSSDAILLNGAEINTADLPLGRYTASVVAMLDSQPVGRVSRAFEVVPAP, from the coding sequence GTGCGCTGTACCGCTGCCTTGTTGTGGCTCGGGATCACGATCATCGCGATGCCGCCGCTCGCGGCCGAACCCGATCAGCAGCCGGCTGCCGCATTCCGTGCGGGCATCGATCTGATCACCCTCGAGGCGACGGTGCTCGATCGCGACGGCGTACCGGCGCGAGATCTGGGCCCCGGCGACTTCTCGGTCACGGTCGGCGGACGGTCGCGCAAGGTCGTGTTCGCGGACTTCCATGGCGATCGAATGGAACCGGTGACCGACGCGGTCGCCGCCGAGCGCGCGCGGCGCGCCGGCGCGACCGGAGGTGACGGCCGCATCGTGGTCTTCGTGATCGATCGCGACTCGCTGGCGCCCGGGAACGAGGCCGCGCTGCTGCAAACCGCATCGACCGTGCTTGACAGCCTTGGTCCCGCCGACGCCGTGGGCCTGCTCGGCATTCCCGTGGGCGCCGTGGACCTGACCCGCGATCACGACCGCGTGCGCGCGGCGCTGCCATTAATGACCGGCACGCGCCCGCGACAGGACATGTATCGCGACCGCAACGTCACTTGGGAGGAGGCGGTCGCCTACGAGCGGCGCGACCCGCGGGTCATTGCCGAGGTCATCGAGCGCGAGTGCTATCGCATCCCGGTCGACCCCGGGGGACTGCAGAACCGCTGCCCGGACGACCTGGTCGGCCAGGCCCGCGAACTGCTGCAAGCCGGCCGCGCGCAGGTCCAGAGCACAACGTCGGCGCTGGAACGCCTGGCCGCGCAGCTGGCGCCGCTGCGTGGATCGAAACACGTCATCCTGATCTCTGGCGGCCTGCCGTTTGGCCAGGATCTCGTCGTGCACTTCGAGCGGTTCGCGAAGAGGGCCGCCGAGGCGCAACTGGTGCTCCACGCCCTGCATCTGGACCAGCCCGATTCCGACGTCACCAATCGGCGGACCATCGCGTCCGCCTTCGGCGGGCGCGACATGACCGCGGGCCTCGGCGCCCTGACCGGCATGACCGGCGGCGCGCTCTTCATGGGCGTGGGCCGCGCCACCGGGGTATTTGCCCGCATCACGACCGAGATCAACAACTTCTACGTGTTGGGCGTCGAGAGCGAGTCGGACGATGCGTCAGGGGCGCCCCGTGAGGTGAAGGTGGCCGTGGGCCGGCCGGGTGTGACGGTGCGATCGCGTCGTGACGTCGTGTCCCGTGCCGGCCTGCCCGTCCTAACGGCCGCGGATCCGCTGGCGACGCTGCTGGCGCAACCGACGGACATTGGTGAGCTGGCACTCAGCGCGACCGCCTATTCGACGCGCGGCACCGAAGCCAGCACGCTGCGGGTGCTCATCTCGTCTGAACTCGGGGCCGAACGCGCGCACCTGCCGGCCGGCTGGGGATTTGTCGTGCTCAACGAAGGCAACGTCATTGCCACCGGCCGCGAGCGAATCGATGCCGGAACGCCGGGTCCGCCGGCCGTGACGATTTCGGCCAAGCTCCTGCCCGGCCGCTACCGGCTCCGCGTGGCCGCGAAAGACGCAGACGGCCGCGTGGGAGTCGCCGATGTGCCCTTGGTCGTCGGGCTGCGCGCCGCGGGCGACCTGCAGATGAGCGACTTGATTGTCGGGGTCGCCGATGGCGGAAAGCTGCAGCCGCGCTCCCGGATTACGCAGGGGACGCCGTTGTCGGCTCTAATCGAATTGATGTCGGTGGACCCAACTCGTTTGGAGACGGCACGCGCCGTCATGGAGGTGATCCCGGCCGGTTCGGCCGAACCGGTGCGGAGGATTCTGATGGCGGCCCGGACCGGAAGCTCCGATGCGATCCTGCTGAACGGAGCGGAGATCAACACGGCCGACCTCCCTCTGGGGCGTTATACGGCCAGCGTGGTGGCAATGTTGGACAGCCAGCCGGTGGGACGGGTCAGCCGGGCCTTCGAGGTCGTCCCGGCCCCCTGA
- the tsaD gene encoding tRNA (adenosine(37)-N6)-threonylcarbamoyltransferase complex transferase subunit TsaD, protein MPLLVLGIETSCDETAAALVATTDDAARPWLMRSNVVASQVEIHREWGGVVPELASRQHVRDICGVVERALADGGAAWPDVDALAVTQGPGLVGSLLVGVSFAKSAAWALQKPLVAVHHLAGHIESIWLEHGTIPLPAIILVVSGGHTSLYLVKQVGDYQLLGRTRDDAAGEAYDKVAKLLGLGYPGGPILDRLAQDGNDVAIRWPGTRLTNPDRNAPERDGRFDFSFSGLKTAVLRHVRQRQAVLGTEQLPQNEIVDLAASFQRRVVDTLIERAFAAAQWHGARAIGIAGGVSANSRLRREALAKAGRSEIPVYIPSLALSTDNAAMIAAAGIRLLDAGRIAPADLNASASLTL, encoded by the coding sequence GTGCCATTGCTGGTTCTTGGGATTGAGACTTCGTGCGACGAGACCGCGGCCGCCCTCGTCGCCACCACCGATGATGCCGCCCGGCCGTGGCTCATGCGGTCGAACGTGGTCGCCTCGCAGGTCGAGATTCATCGCGAGTGGGGTGGCGTGGTGCCCGAGCTGGCCTCGCGCCAGCACGTGCGCGACATCTGTGGCGTGGTCGAGCGTGCGCTCGCCGACGGCGGCGCCGCCTGGCCGGACGTGGATGCCCTGGCGGTCACGCAAGGCCCCGGGCTGGTCGGTTCGCTCCTGGTCGGCGTGTCGTTCGCGAAGTCCGCGGCCTGGGCGTTGCAGAAGCCCCTGGTGGCCGTGCATCACCTCGCCGGCCACATCGAGTCGATCTGGCTCGAGCACGGGACCATTCCGCTGCCCGCCATCATCCTGGTGGTGTCGGGCGGGCACACCAGCCTGTATCTCGTGAAACAGGTGGGCGACTACCAACTCCTCGGCCGCACGCGAGACGATGCGGCGGGGGAGGCGTATGACAAGGTGGCGAAGCTGCTGGGGCTCGGCTATCCGGGTGGGCCGATCCTCGATCGCCTGGCCCAGGACGGCAACGACGTGGCCATCCGCTGGCCCGGGACGCGCCTGACCAATCCGGATCGCAACGCCCCCGAGCGCGACGGCCGTTTCGACTTCAGCTTCAGCGGCCTGAAGACGGCGGTGCTGCGCCACGTGCGGCAACGCCAGGCGGTACTCGGCACCGAGCAGTTGCCTCAGAACGAAATCGTCGATCTGGCGGCGAGCTTTCAGCGGCGGGTCGTGGACACGCTGATCGAGCGGGCGTTTGCCGCCGCGCAGTGGCACGGCGCCCGCGCCATTGGCATCGCCGGCGGCGTCTCGGCGAACTCGCGCCTGCGGCGCGAGGCGCTGGCCAAGGCCGGGCGTAGCGAGATCCCGGTCTACATCCCCAGCCTGGCGCTCTCGACCGACAACGCGGCGATGATTGCGGCCGCCGGTATCCGTTTGCTTGATGCCGGGCGTATCGCCCCAGCCGACTTGAACGCGTCGGCCAGCCTCACGCTGTAA
- the mtnA gene encoding S-methyl-5-thioribose-1-phosphate isomerase, whose translation MLPTIAWQDFDIVMVDQRKLPAAEVYVTCRTVNEVAKAIKTMVIRGAPAIGVSAAMGLALGAARSKATGTKQFTTEFQRNCEILAATRPTAVNLFWAIERMKLSFADGALAGESVDQLKTRLRTEADRIHDDDVASCRAIGAHGATLVPAVATILTHCNAGALATAGYGTALGVVRGAVEAGRQVRVIADETRPFLQGARLTAWELVKDGIDTTVITDNMAGAIMRAGEIDLVVVGADRIAANGDTANKIGTYSVAVLARAHGIPFYVAAPWCTIDLATPDGDAIPIEERDSREVTHVGSTRLAPEGAHIRNPSFDVTPSEFITAIITERGIVRPPFGDGFRTVLNGSEPF comes from the coding sequence ATGCTTCCAACAATCGCGTGGCAAGACTTCGACATCGTGATGGTCGATCAGCGCAAGCTGCCGGCCGCGGAGGTCTACGTGACCTGCCGCACTGTCAACGAGGTGGCCAAGGCCATCAAGACCATGGTCATTCGCGGTGCGCCGGCCATTGGCGTGAGCGCGGCCATGGGTCTCGCGCTGGGCGCCGCCCGCAGCAAGGCCACCGGCACCAAGCAGTTCACCACCGAGTTCCAGCGCAACTGCGAGATCCTCGCGGCGACGCGGCCGACCGCGGTCAACCTGTTCTGGGCGATCGAGCGGATGAAGCTCTCCTTCGCGGACGGTGCCCTCGCCGGTGAGTCGGTGGACCAGTTGAAGACGCGCCTGCGGACGGAGGCCGATCGCATTCACGATGACGACGTGGCGAGTTGCCGGGCGATTGGCGCGCACGGCGCGACGTTGGTGCCGGCGGTGGCCACCATTCTCACGCACTGCAACGCCGGCGCGCTGGCCACGGCCGGCTACGGCACCGCGCTCGGCGTCGTCCGCGGCGCGGTCGAAGCGGGCCGTCAGGTGCGCGTGATCGCCGACGAGACGCGGCCGTTCCTGCAGGGCGCGCGGCTCACGGCGTGGGAGCTCGTCAAGGACGGCATCGACACCACCGTGATCACCGACAACATGGCCGGCGCCATCATGCGGGCGGGCGAGATCGACCTGGTGGTGGTGGGCGCCGATCGCATTGCCGCCAACGGCGACACCGCGAACAAGATCGGCACTTACTCGGTGGCCGTGCTGGCGCGGGCGCACGGCATTCCGTTCTATGTCGCGGCGCCGTGGTGCACCATCGACCTGGCGACTCCGGATGGCGATGCCATCCCGATCGAGGAGCGCGATTCGCGGGAAGTCACGCACGTGGGATCCACGCGGCTCGCCCCTGAAGGCGCGCACATCCGCAATCCCTCGTTCGACGTGACGCCGAGCGAGTTCATTACCGCCATCATCACCGAGCGCGGCATTGTCCGCCCGCCATTTGGGGATGGGTTCAGAACGGTTCTGAACGGTTCTGAACCGTTCTGA
- a CDS encoding ABC transporter permease produces MTQKSRSLGYWNASRRVFDLSLGEMLWSRRTIFMALVVGGPVLLAVIVKVVEMFGMSALRVNGQRVAGFGVFGVMIWMLFLRFIVPVLGVFYGTALMADEVEDKTITYLFTRPIPRGAVLVGKYLAYLACTLLVVLPSVMVVYFLLVPFSALPETFGSLAIDMALLGLGLAVYGAVFAFVGAFFKRPLVIGLLFAFGWEQVVMALPGYLKQFTIAYYLQALVPHAMPSDGVTSILQGMFRENPPMAVCLAWLFSYLVGFLYLATRVVERKEYILEQ; encoded by the coding sequence ATGACGCAGAAAAGCAGAAGCCTGGGCTACTGGAATGCGTCACGCCGGGTGTTCGACTTGTCGCTCGGCGAGATGCTGTGGTCGCGCCGCACCATCTTCATGGCGCTGGTGGTCGGTGGCCCCGTGCTGCTGGCGGTGATCGTCAAGGTGGTGGAGATGTTCGGCATGTCGGCGCTGCGCGTGAACGGCCAGCGCGTCGCCGGCTTCGGCGTCTTCGGCGTGATGATCTGGATGCTGTTCCTCCGCTTCATCGTCCCGGTGCTGGGCGTCTTCTACGGCACGGCGCTGATGGCCGACGAAGTGGAAGACAAGACCATCACCTACTTGTTCACGCGGCCCATTCCGCGCGGGGCGGTGCTGGTCGGCAAGTACCTCGCCTACCTCGCCTGCACGCTGCTGGTGGTGCTGCCGTCGGTGATGGTCGTCTACTTCCTGCTGGTACCGTTTTCGGCGCTGCCGGAAACCTTCGGCTCGCTCGCGATCGACATGGCGCTGCTCGGGCTGGGACTGGCGGTCTACGGGGCGGTCTTTGCCTTCGTGGGCGCCTTCTTCAAGCGCCCCCTGGTCATCGGCCTGCTGTTCGCCTTCGGCTGGGAACAGGTGGTCATGGCCCTGCCGGGCTACCTGAAGCAGTTCACCATTGCCTACTACCTGCAGGCCCTGGTCCCCCACGCCATGCCGTCCGACGGGGTGACCAGCATTCTCCAGGGAATGTTCCGCGAGAACCCGCCCATGGCGGTCTGCCTGGCGTGGCTTTTCTCGTACTTGGTTGGTTTTCTCTATCTGGCGACCCGGGTGGTCGAGCGGAAGGAATATATTCTGGAGCAATAG
- the cdd gene encoding cytidine deaminase, translating to MAASDAAPSAEASAAKLLAAARAVRERAAADFSGFKVGAALETTDGQIITGCNVENASYGLTICAERVAIFKAISEGQRSFTRIVVVADTESPTPPCGACRQILWEFAGDIEVILANKTAVTATLQMKDLLPLPFDRRLL from the coding sequence TTGGCCGCCTCTGACGCCGCCCCCTCCGCTGAAGCTTCGGCGGCCAAGCTGCTCGCCGCCGCGCGCGCCGTGCGCGAACGGGCCGCCGCCGACTTCTCGGGCTTCAAGGTGGGCGCGGCCCTCGAAACCACCGACGGCCAGATCATCACCGGCTGCAACGTCGAGAATGCCAGCTACGGCCTCACCATCTGCGCCGAGCGCGTCGCCATCTTCAAGGCCATCTCCGAAGGCCAACGTTCTTTCACGCGCATCGTCGTCGTCGCCGACACCGAATCACCGACCCCGCCGTGCGGCGCGTGCCGGCAGATCCTGTGGGAGTTCGCCGGCGACATCGAAGTGATTCTCGCCAACAAGACGGCGGTGACGGCAACGTTGCAGATGAAGGACCTCCTGCCGTTGCCGTTCGACCGGCGCCTCTTGTAG
- a CDS encoding ABC transporter ATP-binding protein, translating to MDATRFAGPVVQCQNLSVRFGKNWALNDVTAVFPAGAVGLLGPNGAGKSTLLKSLLGFIKPDKGSMKVIDMDVATSPLEIRERIGYMPESDSHIPGMNAVSFVAYCGQLSGLPATDAMQRAHEVLYYVGLGEARYRNIETYSTGMKQRIKLAQAIVHDPDLLFLDEPTNGMDPKGRDEMLELIHDLAHNKNVNLILSSHLLPDVEFTCDHVVVMDKGTVATFGPIDALKGTTGRVYELRIKGDEAHFISALRGEGYDVHDSDEDVMRVFVPGASGDNPKVLFELAARERVQVRHVRPSVPTLEDVFARAVGEK from the coding sequence TTGGACGCCACACGTTTTGCCGGACCCGTGGTCCAGTGCCAGAACCTCAGCGTCCGTTTCGGCAAGAACTGGGCGCTCAACGACGTCACGGCGGTGTTTCCGGCCGGCGCCGTGGGCCTGCTGGGTCCCAATGGCGCCGGCAAGAGCACCCTGCTCAAGTCGCTGCTCGGCTTCATCAAGCCTGACAAGGGCAGCATGAAGGTGATCGACATGGATGTCGCCACCTCGCCGCTCGAGATTCGCGAGCGCATCGGCTACATGCCCGAGAGCGACTCGCACATCCCCGGCATGAACGCGGTTTCGTTTGTCGCCTACTGCGGCCAGTTATCGGGCCTGCCCGCCACCGACGCCATGCAGCGCGCCCACGAGGTCCTGTATTACGTCGGCCTCGGCGAGGCGCGCTACCGCAACATCGAGACCTACTCGACCGGCATGAAGCAGCGCATCAAGCTCGCCCAGGCCATCGTCCACGACCCCGACCTGCTGTTCCTGGACGAGCCCACCAACGGCATGGATCCCAAGGGCCGAGACGAGATGCTCGAGCTGATCCACGACCTGGCGCACAACAAGAACGTCAACCTGATCCTGTCATCGCACCTGCTGCCCGACGTCGAGTTCACCTGCGACCACGTCGTGGTGATGGACAAGGGCACCGTCGCGACCTTCGGGCCGATCGATGCGCTCAAGGGGACGACGGGGCGGGTGTACGAGTTGCGCATCAAGGGCGACGAGGCGCATTTCATCAGCGCGCTGCGCGGCGAAGGCTACGACGTGCACGACTCGGACGAAGACGTGATGCGCGTGTTCGTGCCCGGCGCCAGCGGCGATAATCCCAAGGTGCTGTTCGAGCTGGCGGCGCGCGAGCGCGTGCAGGTCCGCCACGTGCGCCCGAGCGTGCCGACGCTCGAAGACGTGTTCGCCCGCGCGGTGGGAGAGAAGTAG
- a CDS encoding secondary thiamine-phosphate synthase enzyme YjbQ: MKSHTEYLTFNIPARVGFENITPKVDAAVRKSGVREGLVLVNAMHITASVFINDDERGLHQDYAKWLELLAPFDASPARYAHNRTGEDNADAHMKRQLMGREVVVAITNGALDFGPWEQIFYGEFDGKRAKRVLIKVIGD; encoded by the coding sequence ATGAAGTCGCACACAGAATATCTGACGTTCAACATTCCCGCGCGGGTCGGGTTCGAAAACATCACGCCCAAGGTCGACGCGGCCGTCCGCAAGAGCGGCGTCCGCGAGGGCCTCGTGCTGGTCAACGCCATGCACATCACCGCCTCGGTGTTCATCAACGACGATGAGCGCGGCCTGCACCAGGACTACGCGAAGTGGCTTGAATTACTGGCGCCGTTTGATGCCTCGCCGGCCCGCTACGCCCACAACCGCACCGGCGAAGACAACGCCGACGCCCACATGAAGCGCCAGCTCATGGGCCGCGAAGTGGTGGTCGCCATCACCAACGGCGCGCTCGACTTCGGGCCGTGGGAGCAGATTTTCTACGGGGAGTTCGATGGAAAGAGAGCGAAGCGAGTGCTGATCAAAGTGATCGGTGATTAG
- a CDS encoding DUF3352 domain-containing protein, with protein sequence MSNKTRYFVAVSGAILVIGLGTGIVASYMGLPVSVFSSAAGPDELQYVPADAAVVAYANVRDVMNSQLRQRFRELEPTQEHRNEFEEKTGLNFEEDIDSVVAAVMPKGNLANKPQEAFLILARGRFQAARLEALALEHGATVGDYQGKRLITHHDNDVNDPAADDMAVGFVEADLIAFGSVNTVHAAIDAHRDNRNVVSNNEMMRLVNELDNANAWAVGRFDAIAGQAGLPTEIASQMPAISWFSAAGHINGGLSGVFKAETKDEASAQNLRDVLKGLLALAKMQAGNKPGMQQMADSLVLSGDGKTVALSFSVPTEVLDVLEGLAKGRKSVGAIQ encoded by the coding sequence ATGTCGAACAAGACGCGTTACTTCGTGGCGGTTTCGGGAGCGATTCTGGTGATTGGCCTGGGGACGGGCATCGTGGCGTCCTACATGGGCCTGCCGGTTTCGGTGTTCTCGAGCGCCGCCGGTCCTGACGAACTCCAGTACGTGCCGGCCGATGCGGCGGTCGTGGCTTACGCCAACGTGCGGGACGTCATGAACTCGCAGCTCCGCCAGCGGTTCCGCGAGTTGGAACCCACCCAGGAACATCGGAACGAGTTCGAGGAGAAGACCGGCCTCAACTTCGAAGAAGACATCGACAGCGTGGTCGCGGCGGTCATGCCCAAGGGCAACCTCGCCAACAAGCCGCAGGAAGCCTTCCTCATCCTCGCCCGCGGCCGCTTCCAGGCGGCCCGCCTCGAGGCCCTCGCGCTCGAGCACGGCGCCACGGTGGGCGACTACCAGGGCAAGCGCCTCATCACCCATCACGACAACGACGTCAACGACCCCGCGGCCGACGACATGGCCGTGGGCTTCGTCGAAGCCGACCTCATCGCCTTCGGCAGCGTGAACACCGTGCACGCCGCGATCGACGCCCACCGCGACAACCGCAACGTGGTGTCGAACAACGAAATGATGCGCCTCGTGAACGAGCTCGATAACGCCAACGCATGGGCCGTCGGCCGCTTCGACGCCATCGCCGGCCAGGCGGGCTTGCCGACCGAAATCGCGTCGCAGATGCCCGCCATCTCCTGGTTCTCGGCGGCCGGCCACATCAACGGCGGCCTGAGCGGCGTGTTCAAGGCCGAAACCAAGGACGAGGCCTCGGCGCAGAACCTGCGCGACGTGCTCAAGGGATTGCTGGCGCTGGCCAAGATGCAGGCGGGCAACAAGCCCGGCATGCAGCAGATGGCCGACTCGCTGGTGCTCTCGGGCGACGGCAAGACGGTGGCCCTGTCGTTCTCGGTGCCCACCGAAGTGCTCGACGTCCTCGAAGGGCTCGCCAAGGGCCGCAAGTCCGTCGGCGCCATCCAGTAG
- a CDS encoding purine-nucleoside phosphorylase — protein sequence MSDFAQATEAAEWLRGHGCGGADVAVVLGSGLGDFADHLGDAFTIPYADIPHWPESRVIGHAGKLVGGTLRGKRVLALSGRVHTYEGHDLKTVTFAMRAMGRLGVPRVILTNAAGGISPKCSRGALMVIDDHINLMGNNPLVGPNDDRLGPRFPDMTHVYSPRLRALTDEAATEQGLPVQHGVYVAVLGPSYETPAEIRAFRTLGADAVGMSTVPEAVVARHMGMEVLGISCITNAAAGVFPEPLHHDEVMETARQVKGQFIGLLEGVIGRL from the coding sequence GTGAGCGACTTCGCCCAGGCGACGGAAGCGGCCGAGTGGCTGCGCGGGCACGGCTGCGGCGGCGCCGACGTGGCCGTGGTGCTCGGGTCCGGTCTTGGGGATTTCGCGGATCATCTTGGTGACGCGTTCACCATTCCGTATGCCGACATTCCGCACTGGCCGGAGTCGCGGGTGATCGGCCACGCCGGCAAGCTGGTGGGCGGCACGCTCCGCGGCAAGCGCGTGCTGGCCTTGTCCGGGCGCGTGCACACCTACGAAGGCCACGACCTGAAGACCGTGACCTTTGCCATGCGGGCAATGGGACGGCTCGGCGTGCCGCGCGTGATCCTGACCAACGCGGCCGGCGGCATTTCGCCGAAGTGCTCGCGCGGCGCCCTGATGGTGATCGACGATCACATCAACCTGATGGGCAACAACCCGCTCGTGGGACCCAACGACGATCGGCTCGGCCCGCGCTTTCCCGACATGACCCACGTCTATTCCCCCCGGCTGCGCGCCCTCACGGACGAGGCCGCGACGGAACAGGGCCTGCCCGTTCAGCACGGTGTCTACGTGGCCGTGCTGGGCCCCAGCTACGAAACCCCGGCCGAGATTCGCGCGTTCCGGACGCTCGGTGCCGATGCCGTGGGGATGTCCACCGTGCCGGAAGCGGTCGTCGCGCGTCACATGGGCATGGAGGTGCTGGGCATCTCGTGCATCACCAACGCCGCCGCCGGCGTGTTCCCCGAGCCGCTTCATCATGACGAGGTGATGGAGACCGCGCGTCAGGTGAAGGGACAGTTCATCGGTCTGCTGGAGGGGGTCATTGGCCGCCTCTGA
- a CDS encoding HDIG domain-containing metalloprotein yields the protein MTLSRDAAWQLLTEWTQSESLRKHALAVEAAVRGYARQQGANEEEWAVVALLHDFDYEKYPTLGDHPNKGCEHLRSLGYPEWVMRAILSHASEITGVQPESPVEKTLVACDELAGFVTAASLVRPSKSVLDLEAASVIKRMKDKAFARQVPRDHLIRGAELMGLPLDQHVTNVIGFLRLQADALGLRGTL from the coding sequence ATGACCCTTTCACGCGACGCCGCCTGGCAATTGCTGACCGAATGGACCCAGAGTGAAAGCCTGCGGAAGCACGCGCTGGCGGTCGAGGCCGCTGTTCGCGGCTACGCCCGGCAGCAGGGCGCCAACGAAGAGGAATGGGCCGTGGTGGCCCTCCTCCACGACTTTGACTACGAGAAGTACCCGACCCTGGGCGACCATCCGAACAAGGGGTGCGAGCACCTGCGCTCGCTGGGCTATCCCGAATGGGTCATGCGGGCCATCTTGTCGCACGCGTCCGAGATCACCGGCGTGCAGCCGGAGTCGCCGGTGGAGAAGACGCTGGTCGCCTGCGACGAACTGGCCGGCTTTGTGACCGCCGCGTCGCTGGTGCGGCCGTCGAAGAGCGTGCTGGACCTGGAGGCCGCCTCGGTCATCAAGCGGATGAAAGACAAGGCCTTCGCCCGGCAGGTGCCGCGTGACCATTTGATCCGCGGCGCCGAGCTGATGGGCCTGCCGCTTGACCAGCACGTGACCAACGTGATCGGGTTCCTGCGCCTCCAGGCCGATGCCCTCGGCTTACGGGGAACGCTGTAA
- a CDS encoding ABC transporter ATP-binding protein encodes MPPGGQFSSGGQHPAGMVLVQADHVSKWYGQVSGLNDVTVSIPPGITGLLGPNGAGKSTFMKLMTGQLKPSQGAIHVLGEPIWGNPGVYARIGFCPEQDAFYDRMTGFEWIHALVRLNGYSDAEAEAATKAALDKVDLLDAAGKKIGAYSKGMRQRVKLAQALVHNPELLILDEPLTGMDPLMRRKTIRLIKDWARAGKHIIVSSHILHEIESMTSNILLINNGRILAEGNVHQIRDLIDTHPHTVFVRGEDPRALARRFMAEDDVLSLKFEPGAVIVETSKPDNFYARLTDLAASGEAGRIDEVQSPDDNLQAVFKYLVKS; translated from the coding sequence ATGCCCCCGGGAGGGCAATTCTCGTCGGGAGGGCAACACCCGGCGGGCATGGTGCTCGTCCAGGCCGATCACGTGTCGAAGTGGTACGGGCAGGTGAGTGGCCTCAACGACGTCACCGTGTCCATTCCGCCGGGCATCACGGGACTGCTGGGGCCGAATGGCGCCGGCAAGTCCACGTTCATGAAGTTGATGACCGGGCAGCTCAAGCCGAGCCAGGGCGCCATCCACGTGTTGGGCGAGCCGATTTGGGGCAACCCGGGCGTCTACGCGCGCATCGGCTTCTGTCCCGAGCAGGACGCCTTCTACGACCGCATGACCGGGTTCGAGTGGATCCACGCCCTCGTGCGGCTCAATGGCTACAGCGACGCCGAGGCGGAAGCCGCCACCAAGGCCGCGCTCGACAAGGTCGACCTGCTCGACGCGGCCGGCAAGAAGATTGGCGCCTACAGCAAGGGCATGCGCCAGCGCGTCAAGTTGGCGCAGGCGCTGGTCCACAATCCCGAGCTGCTGATCCTGGACGAGCCCCTGACCGGCATGGACCCGCTGATGCGGCGCAAGACCATCCGCCTGATCAAGGACTGGGCCCGCGCCGGCAAGCACATCATCGTCTCGAGCCACATCCTGCACGAGATCGAGTCGATGACCTCGAACATCCTGCTGATCAACAACGGCCGCATCCTGGCCGAAGGCAACGTGCACCAGATTCGCGACCTGATCGACACTCATCCGCACACGGTGTTCGTGCGCGGCGAAGACCCGCGCGCGCTGGCGCGCCGCTTCATGGCCGAAGACGACGTGCTCAGCCTGAAGTTCGAGCCGGGCGCGGTGATCGTGGAAACCTCGAAGCCCGACAACTTCTACGCACGGCTCACCGATCTGGCCGCCTCCGGCGAGGCCGGCCGCATCGACGAGGTGCAGTCGCCCGACGACAACCTGCAGGCGGTCTTCAAATACCTGGTGAAGTCATGA